A window of Theropithecus gelada isolate Dixy chromosome 14, Tgel_1.0, whole genome shotgun sequence contains these coding sequences:
- the LOC112606751 gene encoding mas-related G-protein coupled receptor member X4-like produces MDPTIPALGTSQTPINGREETPCYKLILSLTVLTCIISLVGLTGNAVVLWLLGFRMRRNAVSTYILNLAAADFLFLCGHVLRFLLSLINIPHTTRRILICVMTVPYLTGLSFLSAISTERCLSVLWPIWYRCRRPTHLSAVMCLLLWALSLLRSILEWRFCDFPFSGADSCWCETSNFIIITWLTFLFVVLCVSSLVLLVRILCGSQKMPLTRLYVTILLTVLVFLLCGLPFGILGSLNYMIHRDLEVLYCHVYRVCMFLSSLNSSANPIIYFFVGSFRQRQNRQNLKLVLQRALQDTPEVDEGGGRLPEETLELSGSQCRQ; encoded by the coding sequence ATGGATCCAACCATCCCAGCCCTGGGTACATCACAGACACCAATCAATGGACGTGAGGAGACTCCTTGCTACAAGCTGATCCTGAGCCTCACGGTGCTGACGTGCATCATTTCCCTCGTGGGGCTGACAGGAAACGCGGTTGTGCTCTGGCTCCTGGGCTTCCGCATGCGCAGGAACGCTGTCTCCACCTACATCCTCAACCTGGCTGCGGCCGACTTCCTCTTCCTCTGCGGCCACGTTTTACGTTTTCTGTTAAGCCTCATCAATATCCCCCATACCACCCGCAGAATCCTCATTTGTGTGATGACCGTCCCCTACCTTACAGGCCTGAGCTTTCTGAGCGCCATCAGCACGGAGCGCTGCCTGTCCGTCTTGTGGCCCATCTGGTACCGCTGCCGCCGCCCCACACACCTGTCAGCGGTCATGTGCCTCCTGCTCTGGGCCCTGTCCCTGCTGCGGAGCATCCTGGAGTGGAGGTTCTGTGACTTCCCGTTTAGTGGTGCTGATTCTTGTTGGTGTGAAACATCAAATTTCATCATAATCACGTggctgacttttttgtttgtggtTCTCTGTGTTTCCAGCCTGGTCCTGCTGGTCAGGATCCTCTGTGGATCCCAGAAGATGCCGCTGACCAGGCTGTACGTGACCATCCTGCTCACAGTGCTGGTCTTCCTCCTTTGCGGCCTGCCCTTCGGCATTCTGGGGTCCCTAAATTACATGATCCACAGGGATCTGGAAGTCTTATATTGTCACGTTTATCGGGTTTGCATGTTCCTGTCCTCTCTAAACAGCAGTGCCAACCCCATCATTTACTTCTTCGTGGGCTCCTTTAGGCAGCGTCAAAATAGGCAGAACCTGAAGCTGGTTCTCCAGAGGGCTCTGCAGGACACGCCTGAGGTGGATGAAGGTGGAGGGCGGCTTCCTGAGGAAACCTTGGAGCTGTCGGGAAGCCAATGCAGGCAGTGA